The genomic stretch TGTAAGCTAGGACCAAGATAGTGCCAAAGTATGACTATTTTGTCATTACATTTCTTCTATCCCATATATTTGTAAAAGAGCACAGCAAAGTACTTGTCACAAGGAGGAAAACATGAGGGTAGATGttgttgattatttatttattattattattttttgggtttttggtcTGTTCTTCACCAACTATTTGTCAATTGGATAACTTTAGCACAAATAATGAGGAAAGTGGAGTGTAAATGTTGTCGATGCAGTTATTCTGATTAATGCCTTAACTATTTGAAGATTTATCCCAAGTTATTGTTGTTGCCAATGTGCCTAGTAGTAGCTGTGAATTgttgttcttttcttttatatCATACCATTGAAAATGTCCATTGTTTAAGTGGCTATTAAGTTGTGATAGGCTATTGTTGATTGGGCgacttttttttgtgtgtgtgtgtgtgtgtgtgtgtgtgtgtaaagtATGGTTTAGTTGTGTATTCATATGTTAATTGGTTGTTATACATCGCTCACCTTTGtgttgaaccaaaaaaaaagtggctATTAGGTATTGCTAGTTGAGAGTTCTTATGTTCACTGGAAATTTGATTATCAATATCACTCATGCACACAGTTTTTTTCCTTACTGGGTTCTCTATTTCTGCAGCTATGATTTGGATAGttcaaagaaagagagagacaaCATTAGAACTCAGAAGAGGTATTTCATTCAAGAATTGCCCATTCACATTCAAAGCAAGATTTTTACATTATATAGATTTTGAAGACAGAAACCTTACTGTGTTCATTTGCTCATCCATTCATAGGATGGTTATCCTTCATCCCCTCTTTGTTCTATTGTAGTTCAAgctttcatcatttttttaaaacgttAACTTACTGCAGAAAAGAGTATGTAAATCTGCGAAGAAAGTGCAGACAGATGTTAAACAATGGGGATATGAGTTTTAAGTTGAAGGAAAGTTCTGGAAATGACAATAATGATGAAAGTGGTGATTTTAGTCCAGTTCTAAATTCTCTCGGTATGGAAGAAGAAAACCTCTCCCAAGACCCTCCTGCCTTTGATAATGAGGGTCAGAAAAGTGAAGAGCCTACTAAAACTGCATCCAATCCAATACATGAGGGGTCCAAAGAGTCTACTATAACTGCATCTGATTCAATTCTTGAAAGACCCAACTCATTAGTGGAGCCGGAAGGTGACAATGGCAGGATTGTAGATGCAAATATTTCTGGAGATGAATATCTGTCATCCAACTCTGATTCCTCCGAAGAGCCTGATGGAGAGCAACCTCTCCTTTACGATCAGGATTTTGAAGAAACTGATCGTGATGACCAAACTGGCAGATCAGAAAGCTCACTACCATCCAACAGAGTAGAAGATTTTGCAACATGGCAGCGCATCATACGTGTTGATGCTATTCGAGCAAATGATGAATGGATTGCATATTCACCTTCGCAGGCGGCAATTTCTGAGGTCAAGGCACGCCAATTGGCTGAGAGTGTGGGATTGAAGGATTATGATCATTTGGAGCCGTGCAGGACTTTTCATGCAGCTCGCCTAGTTTGCATCCTTGAAGCTTATGCTCTCTATGATTCTGAGATTGGATACTGCCAGGGGATGAGTGATTTACTCTCTCCCATTATCTCAGTGATTGAGGAGGATGATGTAGCCTTCTGGAGCTTCGTTGGTTTCATGCGGAAAGCACGACATAACTTCCGTCTTGATGAGGTAGGGATCCGGAGACAGCTAACCATTGTGTCAAAGATCATCAAGTGCAAGGACTCTCATCTTTACAAACACTTGGAGCAGCTGGAAGCAGAGGATTGCTTTTTTGTGTATAGAATGGTGGTAGTTCTTTTCAGGAGGGAGTTGAACTTTGAACAGACACTTTGCCTGTGGGAGGTGATGTGGGCAGATCAGGCAGCCATTAGGGCGGGAATAGGGAAGTCAACTTGGGGGCGCATGAGGCTTAGGGCTCCTCCCACAGATGATCTTCTTCTATATGCAATAGCTGCTTCAGTGCTGCAAAGGAGGAAACTGATCATAGAGAAGTATAGCAGCATGGATGAAATTATGAGGGAATGCAATAGCTTGACCGGGAAATTGGATGTTTGGAAGCTTTTGGATGATGCCCATGACTTAGTGGTCACCCTGCACGATAAAATTTAGCATTCCCTTTGGTTAATTTGTCTTCTTAATTTTACCTTACCTATTTGATGACTTATATTTTGTCTTCCATTCAGTATCCTCAGTGCTTGGAACAAGCGTTTTATaggtgaaaactgaaaagtaaaTGTATTGCCCAACACTCGAGCCTCGAGGGGGGTTCTTTCGAGTGAAGTGGCGAGTGACTTTCAAGAGTTTAGAAGCGCCTTCTTAAGTTTCTAAGGTTGCAGTTTTCTTGTGAATTTACTGTAGCCTCCTCATATACATATACTTGTCCAACCGATTTCAAGAAATTTGAGCATGATTCTCCAAGTACCACAAAAAAGGGCCATttttttgaagtaaaaaaaaaaaaaaaaaaatatatatatatatatatatatatatatatatatatatatatatatatatatatatatatatatatatatatatatatatatatatatatatatcttagcATTATTATCTCCATACACTTGACTAGTACACTATACAAGGTAAACCAATCTGCACAACATGTACAACCCTAACACAAATCGAAGCAACACCCATGTGTAAGTATGTATACTTGAAGTATGAaatagggatgtcaacggggcggggTGGGGGCTGGGGACAtatccccatccccgcccctgACTTTCTTTTCCATTCCCCATCAccgtccccatccccgccgGGGAAGGGAAAAATCTCCCCATCCCCACGGGGATTATTCGGGAATGGGGACCCCACCCcgtttataagttataaaaaaattaaaaattaaacattaaaaatatttaaataaataacgcatatatatatatatatatatatatatatatatatattcatctccAACTTAGAGTAGtattcaatattttacaattaaacatgttacCTAAATATGCATTTCATAAGCATGACATGAATActtctaaaattatatatattatatacaaagtaatacatatgtgtgtgttttgtggctatacatacatacatacatacatacatatatatatatatatatttcggggacggggcggagCGGGGAGAGTACTCCTCATCCCCgcccccgtccccggcggggaattCAAAATTGCCCCCNNNNNNNNNNNNNNNNNNNNNNNNNNNNNNNNNNNNNNNNNNNNNNNNNNNNNNNNNNNNNNNNNNNNNNNNNNNNNNNNNNNNNNNNNNNNNNNNNNNNNNNNNNNNNNNNNNNNNNNNNNNNNNNNNNNNNNNNNNNNNNNNNNNNNNNNNNNNNNNNNNNNNNNNNNNNNNNNNNNNNNNNNNNNNNNNNNNNNNNNNNNNNNNNNNNNNNNNNNNNNNNNNNNNNNNNNNNNNNNNNNNNNNNNNNNNNNNNNNNNNNNNNNNNNNNNNNNNNNNNNNNNNNNNNNNNNNNNNNNNNNNNNNNNNNNNNNNNNNNNNNNNNNNNNNNNNNNNNNNNNNNNNNNNNNNNNNNNNNNNNatatatatatatatatatatatatatatatatatatatatatatatatatatatatatatatatatatatatatatatatatatatatcttagcATTATTATCTCCATACACTTGACTAGTACACTATACAAGGTAAACCAATCTGCACAACATGTACAACCCTAACACAAATCGAAGCAACACCCATGTGTAAGTATGTATACTTGAAGTATGAaatagggatgtcaacggggcggggTGGGGGCTGGGGACAtatccccatccccgcccctgACTTTCTTTTCCATTCCCCATCAccgtccccatccccgccgGGGAAGGGAAAAATCTCCCCATCCCCACGGGGATTATTCGGGAATGGGGACCCCACCCcgtttataagttataaaaaaattaaaaattaaacattaaaaatatttaaataaataacgcatatatatatatatatatatatatatatatatatattcatctccAACTTAGAGTAGtattcaatattttacaattaaacatgttacCTAAATATGCATTTCATAAGCATGACATGAATActtctaaaattatatatattatatacaaagtaatacatatgtgtgtgttttgtggctatacatacatacatacatacatacatatatatatatatatatttcggggacggggcggagCGGGGAGAGTACTCCTCATCCCCgcccccgtccccggcggggaattCAAAATtgcccccatccccatccccgatCCCCTATTTttgtccccatccccgtccccgtaaGGGCGAGAAATCGGGTTTCCCGTCGGG from Ipomoea triloba cultivar NCNSP0323 chromosome 12, ASM357664v1 encodes the following:
- the LOC115999248 gene encoding small G protein signaling modulator 2-like, which produces MVLGRLGVTESGSGSSRGGGGGGGEGEVIPKQRHQPSPVVTVATLFFSSLMFDFFSDGGHVFFAEASGGAGGGGGFGAAGVHWVSGGGGSPSNVGIAVAVTAMAGLALAATLVYSRRGSLKSPWSQRQRKDALLPTEWSNLFDADGRLIDGGVRFLKKVRSGGVDPAIRAEVWPFLLGVYDLDSSKKERDNIRTQKRKEYVNLRRKCRQMLNNGDMSFKLKESSGNDNNDESGDFSPVLNSLGMEEENLSQDPPAFDNEGQKSEEPTKTASNPIHEGSKESTITASDSILERPNSLVEPEGDNGRIVDANISGDEYLSSNSDSSEEPDGEQPLLYDQDFEETDRDDQTGRSESSLPSNRVEDFATWQRIIRVDAIRANDEWIAYSPSQAAISEVKARQLAESVGLKDYDHLEPCRTFHAARLVCILEAYALYDSEIGYCQGMSDLLSPIISVIEEDDVAFWSFVGFMRKARHNFRLDEVGIRRQLTIVSKIIKCKDSHLYKHLEQLEAEDCFFVYRMVVVLFRRELNFEQTLCLWEVMWADQAAIRAGIGKSTWGRMRLRAPPTDDLLLYAIAASVLQRRKLIIEKYSSMDEIMRECNSLTGKLDVWKLLDDAHDLVVTLHDKI